One genomic segment of Paenibacillus durus includes these proteins:
- a CDS encoding glycosyltransferase family 2 protein — MAGPDISRTQNAVSIITCTKRRQCMDTLFHNYSRQNYRNKELIVILNHNNLKMNEYINAAKSYKNVRIYSLPEHVSLGQCLNYGVKISKYSLIAKFDDDDYYAPGYLTDSVRILLKTNADIAGKRAHYMYLNGKKTLLLRYFNMANKHVPLVQGATLLVKRHVFSKVHFPNRNRGECVKFCSDSRAKGFKIYSGSPHNFYAIRRRNSIDHTWIVSDKSLLTRNVKVLKVKNIRKFVSRG, encoded by the coding sequence ATGGCGGGACCCGATATCTCCCGTACTCAGAATGCGGTTTCCATCATTACTTGCACCAAACGGCGGCAATGCATGGACACCCTTTTTCATAACTACAGCAGACAGAATTATCGGAATAAAGAGCTTATCGTCATATTAAATCATAACAACCTGAAGATGAACGAGTATATAAATGCGGCAAAATCATATAAGAACGTAAGGATTTACAGCTTGCCGGAGCATGTATCGCTTGGTCAATGCCTGAATTACGGAGTTAAAATATCTAAATACAGCCTAATAGCCAAATTCGATGATGACGATTATTATGCTCCAGGCTATTTAACAGATAGTGTGCGAATCTTGTTAAAGACAAACGCCGATATTGCAGGCAAACGAGCCCACTATATGTATTTGAATGGTAAAAAAACTCTTCTGCTTCGTTACTTTAATATGGCTAATAAGCATGTTCCCCTTGTTCAAGGAGCGACCCTGCTCGTAAAACGGCATGTGTTCAGCAAGGTTCATTTTCCCAATCGAAATCGGGGCGAATGTGTAAAGTTTTGTTCCGACAGCCGGGCAAAAGGCTTTAAGATTTATTCAGGAAGTCCACACAACTTCTACGCGATCCGCAGAAGGAACTCTATAGATCATACCTGGATCGTAAGCGATAAATCTCTCTTAACAAGAAATGTTAAAGTGCTGAAAGTGAAAAACATTAGAAAATTTGTATCCCGAGGCTAA
- a CDS encoding glycosyltransferase — protein MEASPRKSIKQQGVSIITCTNRQGYIGNIINNYIRQRHPRKELIIIVNNDKIPLAPYQRLAKKHKNIQVFRVPGHQSLGACLNYAVRKAKNSYIAKFDDDDYYAPYYLTDSLQAFKRTKADIIGKRAHYMYLRGSKTLILRFPQDENRPATKLPGATLVIKRDVLNKVRFPNQSVGEDDLFCVRSKRKGYKVYSAGRFNFVAIRRKNSSNHTWIISDKELIAHHRTIPNVKNYKRFAQRKPKGVL, from the coding sequence ATGGAAGCCAGCCCAAGAAAATCTATCAAACAGCAGGGAGTTTCCATTATTACCTGCACGAATCGCCAAGGTTATATAGGAAACATTATTAATAATTACATTAGACAGCGTCATCCACGGAAAGAACTCATCATTATTGTCAACAACGATAAAATACCGCTTGCACCCTATCAGCGCTTAGCGAAAAAGCATAAAAACATACAAGTTTTCCGCGTTCCGGGACATCAATCTCTCGGTGCTTGTTTAAACTATGCCGTCCGGAAAGCGAAAAACAGCTACATTGCCAAGTTCGATGACGACGATTATTACGCCCCCTATTATTTGACCGACAGCTTGCAGGCATTTAAAAGAACTAAAGCGGATATCATAGGAAAGCGCGCACATTATATGTATCTGCGTGGATCAAAGACTCTTATTCTTCGGTTTCCCCAAGATGAAAATCGGCCCGCAACCAAGCTTCCAGGCGCGACGCTCGTTATTAAGCGGGACGTATTAAACAAGGTGAGGTTTCCCAATCAAAGCGTTGGTGAGGATGATCTGTTTTGCGTAAGAAGCAAGAGGAAAGGATACAAGGTGTATTCTGCAGGAAGATTTAACTTTGTGGCCATCCGCAGGAAAAATTCATCCAACCATACCTGGATCATCAGCGACAAAGAACTGATCGCCCACCATAGAACAATCCCTAATGTTAAGAATTACAAGCGATTTGCACAAAGAAAGCCAAAGGGCGTTCTCTAA